The Manis javanica isolate MJ-LG chromosome 4, MJ_LKY, whole genome shotgun sequence genome contains a region encoding:
- the ITGA2B gene encoding integrin alpha-IIb isoform X4, with protein sequence MVRALCPFHALWLLEWVQLLLGPGAAPPTSALNLDPVQLTFYTGPNGSHFGFSLDFYKDSHGSVAIVVGAPRTLDQSRKETGGVFLCPWRAEGGQCSSLPFDLNDEIRKIDSQTFQTFKARQGLGASVVSWNDNIVACAPWQHWNALHKNEETEKTPVGGCFVAQLRNGGRAEYSPCRDNTMSGIYVASRFNNDKRYCEVGFSSAVTEAGELVLGAPGGYFFVGLLVRAPIADIISSYHPSTLLWNVGTQSATFDSGNPEYFDGYRGYSVAVGEFDGDLSTTEYVFGAPTWSWTLGAVEILDSYYQTLQRLHGEQMASYFGHSVAVTDVNGDGRHDLLVGAPLYMESRADRNLAEVGRVYLFLQPRGPYVLGAPSLLLTGTQLYGRFGSAITPLGDLNRDGYNDIAVAAPYGGSSGRGQVLVFLGQSEGLSSRPSQVLDSPFPTGSGFGFSLRGATDIDDNGYPDLLVGAYGANKVAVYRALPVVMTTVQLLVQDSLNPAVKKCVLPQTKTPVSCFNIQMCVGATGYNIPQKLFLNAELQLDRQKPRQGRRVLLLSSQQAGTTLHLDLGGRHSPICHTTTAFLRDEADFRDKLSPIVLSLNVSLQPEKDGIAPALVLHGDTHVQEQGFERLVCNQKKENETKVVLCELGNPMKRNAQIGITMLVGVENLEEAGEHVSFQLQIRSKNSQNPHSETVLLDVPVRAEAHVELRGNSFPASLVVVAEEGNRQNSSNSQGPKVEHTYELHNKGPGTVSGLRLYLCLPGQSQPSDLLYILDIQPQGGLQCSSQPSLNPLKLDWGLPTPSPSPQAHHKRERRQVFLPEQKQPSRLQDPVLVSCDSAPSTVVHCELQEMARGQRVMVTVRAFLWLPSLHQRPLDQFVLQSHAWFNVSSLPYAVPALRLPSGEVQVETQLFRVLEERDIPMWWVLVGVLGGLLLLTLLVLAMWKVGFFKRNRPPLEADEEGE encoded by the exons ATGGTCAGAGCTTTGTGTCCATTTcatgccctctggcttctggagTGGGTGCAGCTACTCTTGGGACCTGGCGCTGCCCCTCCAACCTCAGCCTTGAACCTGGACCCAGTGCAGCTCACCTTCTACACGGGCCCCAATGGCAGTCATTTTGGGTTTTCACTGGACTTCTACAAGGACAGCCATGGGAG CGTGGCCATCGTGGTGGGCGCCCCGCGGACCCTAGATCAAAGCCGGAAGGAGACGGGCGGCGTGTTCCTGTGCccctggagggcagagggaggccaGTGCTCCTCTTTGCCCTTCGATCTCA ATGATGAGATACGAAAGATAGACTCCCAAACTTTCCAAACCTTCAAGGCCCGGCAAGGCCTAGGGGCGTCGGTCGTCAGCTGGAACGACAACATTGTG GCCTGCGCCCCCTGGCAGCATTGGAACGCCCTACATAAGAACGAGGAGACTGAGAAGACACCCGTAGGTGGCTGCTTCGTGGCTCAACTCCGGAACGGCGGCCGCGCGGAGTACTCGCCCTGCCGGGACAACACCATGAGCGGGATTTATGTGGCAAGTCGCTTCA ACAACGACAAGCGCTACTGTGAAGTGGGCTTCAGCTCCGCGGTCACTGAG GCTGGAGAGCTGGTGCTTGGGGCCCCTGGCGGCTATTTTTTCGTAG GTCTCCTGGTGCGGGCGCCAATTGCGGATATCATCTCGAGTTACCACCCGAGCACCCTCTTGTGGAACGTGGGCACCCAGAGTGCCACCTTCGACTCCGGCAACCCAGAGTACTTCGACGGCTACCGGG GGTACTCAGTGGCCGTGGGCGAGTTTGACGGGGATCTCAGCACTACAG AGTATGTGTTCGGTGCCCCTACCTGGAGCTGGACCCTGGGAGCG GTGGAAATTTTGGACTCCTACTACCAGACGCTGCAACGGCTGCatggagagcag ATGGCTTCGTATTTCGGGCACTCGGTGGCAGTCACTGACGTCAACGGGGACGG GAGGCACGACCTGCTGGTGGGGGCGCCACTGTACATGGAGAGCCGCGCGGACCGCAATCTGGCCGAGGTGGGGCGCGTGTATCTGTTCCTGCAGCCTCGAGGTCCCTATGTGCTGGGCGCTCCCAGCCTCCTGCTGACTGGCACTCAGCTCTACGGGCGATTCGGCTCAGCCATTACGCCTCTGGGCGACCTCAACCGGGATGGCTACAACG ACATTGCAGTGGCCGCTCCATATGGGGGTTCCAGCGGTCGGGGCCAGGTGCTGGTGTTCCTGGGTCAGAGTGAGGGGCTTAGCTCACGCCCCTCCCAGGTCCTGGACAGCCCCTTCCCCACAGGCTCTGGCTTCGGCTTCTCCCTGCGAGGTGCCACAGACATCGATGACAATGGATACCCAG ACCTACTGGTGGGAGCTTATGGGGCCAACAAGGTGGCTGTGTACAG AGCCCTGCCCGTGGTGATGACCACTGTCCAGCTGCTGGTGCAAGATTCTCTGAATCCTGCTGTGAAGAAATGTGTTCTGCCCCAGACGAAGACACCAGTGAGCTG CTTTAATATCCAGATGTGTGTGGGAGCCACTGGGTACAACATTCCTCAGAAGCTGT TCTTGAATGCCGAGCTGCAGCTGGACCGGCAGAAACCCCGCCAGGGCCGGCGAGTGCTACTGCTGAGCTCTCAACAGGCAGGCACCACCCTGCACCTGGATCTGGGTGGGAGGCACAGCCCCATCTGCCACACCACCACTGCTTTCCTCCGA GATGAGGCTGACTTCCGGGACAAGCTGAGCCCCATAGTGCTCAGCCTCAATGTGTCCCTGCAGCCCGAGAAGGATGGAATAGCCCCTGCTCTTGTGCTACATGGAGATACCCACGTCCAGGagcag GGTTTTGAGAGGCTTGTCTGTAaccagaagaaagagaatgagacCAAGGTAGTGCTGTGTGAGCTGGGCAACCCCATGAAGAGGAATGCCCAG ATAGGAATCACAATGTTGGTGGGTGTGGAGAAcctggaggaggctggggagcaTGTGTCCTTCCAGCTGCAGATCAGGAG CAAGAACAGCCAGAATCCTCACAGTGAGACTGTGCTTTTGGATGTGCCAGTCCGGGCAGAGGCCCATGTGGAGTTGCgagg GAACTCCTTTCCAGCCTCCCTGGTAGTGGTGGCAGAAGAAGGCAACAGACAGAATAGCTCCAACAGCCAGGGCCCCAAAGTGGAGCACACCTATGAG CTCCACAACAAAGGCCCTGGTACTGTAAGTGGCCTCCGCCTCTACCTCTGCCTCCCTGGCCAGTCCCAGCCCTCTGACCTGCTCTACATCCTGGACATACAGCCCCAGGGGGGACTTCAGTGCTCCTCACAGCCCTCTCTCAACCCACTGAAG CTGGACTGGGgtctgcccacccccagcccttccccccaGGCCCATCACAAGCGGGAGCGCAGACAGGTGTTCCTGCCAGAGCAGAAACAACCCTCGAGGCTTCAGGATCCAGTTCTTGTG AGCTGCGACTCGGCGCCCAGTACTGTGGTGCACTGTGAGCTGCAGGAGATGGCACGCGGGCAGCGGGTCATGGTCACCGTGAGAGCCTTCCTGTGGCTGCCCAGCCTTCACCAG AGGCCCCTGGACCAGTTTGTGCTGCAGTCCCACGCTTGGTTCAATGTCTCTTCCCTCCCCTACGCCGTGCCTGCCCTCCGCCTGCCTAGTGGGGAAGTTCAG GTGGAGACGCAGCTGTTTCGGGTCTTGGAGGAAAGAGA
- the ITGA2B gene encoding integrin alpha-IIb isoform X1 produces MVRALCPFHALWLLEWVQLLLGPGAAPPTSALNLDPVQLTFYTGPNGSHFGFSLDFYKDSHGSVAIVVGAPRTLDQSRKETGGVFLCPWRAEGGQCSSLPFDLNDEIRKIDSQTFQTFKARQGLGASVVSWNDNIVACAPWQHWNALHKNEETEKTPVGGCFVAQLRNGGRAEYSPCRDNTMSGIYVASRFNNDKRYCEVGFSSAVTEAGELVLGAPGGYFFVGLLVRAPIADIISSYHPSTLLWNVGTQSATFDSGNPEYFDGYRGYSVAVGEFDGDLSTTEYVFGAPTWSWTLGAVEILDSYYQTLQRLHGEQMASYFGHSVAVTDVNGDGRHDLLVGAPLYMESRADRNLAEVGRVYLFLQPRGPYVLGAPSLLLTGTQLYGRFGSAITPLGDLNRDGYNDIAVAAPYGGSSGRGQVLVFLGQSEGLSSRPSQVLDSPFPTGSGFGFSLRGATDIDDNGYPDLLVGAYGANKVAVYRALPVVMTTVQLLVQDSLNPAVKKCVLPQTKTPVSCFNIQMCVGATGYNIPQKLFLNAELQLDRQKPRQGRRVLLLSSQQAGTTLHLDLGGRHSPICHTTTAFLRDEADFRDKLSPIVLSLNVSLQPEKDGIAPALVLHGDTHVQEQTRIILDCGEDDLCVPQLQLTANVRGSPLLIGADNVLELQMDAANEGEGAYEAELVVHLPPGAHYMRALSNMEGFERLVCNQKKENETKVVLCELGNPMKRNAQIGITMLVGVENLEEAGEHVSFQLQIRSKNSQNPHSETVLLDVPVRAEAHVELRGNSFPASLVVVAEEGNRQNSSNSQGPKVEHTYELHNKGPGTVSGLRLYLCLPGQSQPSDLLYILDIQPQGGLQCSSQPSLNPLKLDWGLPTPSPSPQAHHKRERRQVFLPEQKQPSRLQDPVLVSCDSAPSTVVHCELQEMARGQRVMVTVRAFLWLPSLHQRPLDQFVLQSHAWFNVSSLPYAVPALRLPSGEVQVETQLFRVLEERDIPMWWVLVGVLGGLLLLTLLVLAMWKVGFFKRNRPPLEADEEGE; encoded by the exons ATGGTCAGAGCTTTGTGTCCATTTcatgccctctggcttctggagTGGGTGCAGCTACTCTTGGGACCTGGCGCTGCCCCTCCAACCTCAGCCTTGAACCTGGACCCAGTGCAGCTCACCTTCTACACGGGCCCCAATGGCAGTCATTTTGGGTTTTCACTGGACTTCTACAAGGACAGCCATGGGAG CGTGGCCATCGTGGTGGGCGCCCCGCGGACCCTAGATCAAAGCCGGAAGGAGACGGGCGGCGTGTTCCTGTGCccctggagggcagagggaggccaGTGCTCCTCTTTGCCCTTCGATCTCA ATGATGAGATACGAAAGATAGACTCCCAAACTTTCCAAACCTTCAAGGCCCGGCAAGGCCTAGGGGCGTCGGTCGTCAGCTGGAACGACAACATTGTG GCCTGCGCCCCCTGGCAGCATTGGAACGCCCTACATAAGAACGAGGAGACTGAGAAGACACCCGTAGGTGGCTGCTTCGTGGCTCAACTCCGGAACGGCGGCCGCGCGGAGTACTCGCCCTGCCGGGACAACACCATGAGCGGGATTTATGTGGCAAGTCGCTTCA ACAACGACAAGCGCTACTGTGAAGTGGGCTTCAGCTCCGCGGTCACTGAG GCTGGAGAGCTGGTGCTTGGGGCCCCTGGCGGCTATTTTTTCGTAG GTCTCCTGGTGCGGGCGCCAATTGCGGATATCATCTCGAGTTACCACCCGAGCACCCTCTTGTGGAACGTGGGCACCCAGAGTGCCACCTTCGACTCCGGCAACCCAGAGTACTTCGACGGCTACCGGG GGTACTCAGTGGCCGTGGGCGAGTTTGACGGGGATCTCAGCACTACAG AGTATGTGTTCGGTGCCCCTACCTGGAGCTGGACCCTGGGAGCG GTGGAAATTTTGGACTCCTACTACCAGACGCTGCAACGGCTGCatggagagcag ATGGCTTCGTATTTCGGGCACTCGGTGGCAGTCACTGACGTCAACGGGGACGG GAGGCACGACCTGCTGGTGGGGGCGCCACTGTACATGGAGAGCCGCGCGGACCGCAATCTGGCCGAGGTGGGGCGCGTGTATCTGTTCCTGCAGCCTCGAGGTCCCTATGTGCTGGGCGCTCCCAGCCTCCTGCTGACTGGCACTCAGCTCTACGGGCGATTCGGCTCAGCCATTACGCCTCTGGGCGACCTCAACCGGGATGGCTACAACG ACATTGCAGTGGCCGCTCCATATGGGGGTTCCAGCGGTCGGGGCCAGGTGCTGGTGTTCCTGGGTCAGAGTGAGGGGCTTAGCTCACGCCCCTCCCAGGTCCTGGACAGCCCCTTCCCCACAGGCTCTGGCTTCGGCTTCTCCCTGCGAGGTGCCACAGACATCGATGACAATGGATACCCAG ACCTACTGGTGGGAGCTTATGGGGCCAACAAGGTGGCTGTGTACAG AGCCCTGCCCGTGGTGATGACCACTGTCCAGCTGCTGGTGCAAGATTCTCTGAATCCTGCTGTGAAGAAATGTGTTCTGCCCCAGACGAAGACACCAGTGAGCTG CTTTAATATCCAGATGTGTGTGGGAGCCACTGGGTACAACATTCCTCAGAAGCTGT TCTTGAATGCCGAGCTGCAGCTGGACCGGCAGAAACCCCGCCAGGGCCGGCGAGTGCTACTGCTGAGCTCTCAACAGGCAGGCACCACCCTGCACCTGGATCTGGGTGGGAGGCACAGCCCCATCTGCCACACCACCACTGCTTTCCTCCGA GATGAGGCTGACTTCCGGGACAAGCTGAGCCCCATAGTGCTCAGCCTCAATGTGTCCCTGCAGCCCGAGAAGGATGGAATAGCCCCTGCTCTTGTGCTACATGGAGATACCCACGTCCAGGagcag ACCCGAATCATCCTGGACTGTGGGGAAGATGACCTGTGTGTGCCCCAGCTCCAGCTCACTGCCAACGT GAGAGGTTCTCCACTCCTAATTGGAGCTGATAATGTGCTGGAGCTGCAAATGGACGCAGCCAATGAGGGTGAGGGGGCCTATGAGGCTGAGCTGGTTGTACACCTGCCCCCAGGTGCTCACTACATGCGGGCCCTCAGCAACATGGAG GGTTTTGAGAGGCTTGTCTGTAaccagaagaaagagaatgagacCAAGGTAGTGCTGTGTGAGCTGGGCAACCCCATGAAGAGGAATGCCCAG ATAGGAATCACAATGTTGGTGGGTGTGGAGAAcctggaggaggctggggagcaTGTGTCCTTCCAGCTGCAGATCAGGAG CAAGAACAGCCAGAATCCTCACAGTGAGACTGTGCTTTTGGATGTGCCAGTCCGGGCAGAGGCCCATGTGGAGTTGCgagg GAACTCCTTTCCAGCCTCCCTGGTAGTGGTGGCAGAAGAAGGCAACAGACAGAATAGCTCCAACAGCCAGGGCCCCAAAGTGGAGCACACCTATGAG CTCCACAACAAAGGCCCTGGTACTGTAAGTGGCCTCCGCCTCTACCTCTGCCTCCCTGGCCAGTCCCAGCCCTCTGACCTGCTCTACATCCTGGACATACAGCCCCAGGGGGGACTTCAGTGCTCCTCACAGCCCTCTCTCAACCCACTGAAG CTGGACTGGGgtctgcccacccccagcccttccccccaGGCCCATCACAAGCGGGAGCGCAGACAGGTGTTCCTGCCAGAGCAGAAACAACCCTCGAGGCTTCAGGATCCAGTTCTTGTG AGCTGCGACTCGGCGCCCAGTACTGTGGTGCACTGTGAGCTGCAGGAGATGGCACGCGGGCAGCGGGTCATGGTCACCGTGAGAGCCTTCCTGTGGCTGCCCAGCCTTCACCAG AGGCCCCTGGACCAGTTTGTGCTGCAGTCCCACGCTTGGTTCAATGTCTCTTCCCTCCCCTACGCCGTGCCTGCCCTCCGCCTGCCTAGTGGGGAAGTTCAG GTGGAGACGCAGCTGTTTCGGGTCTTGGAGGAAAGAGA
- the ITGA2B gene encoding integrin alpha-IIb isoform X2: MVRALCPFHALWLLEWVQLLLGPGAAPPTSALNLDPVQLTFYTGPNGSHFGFSLDFYKDSHGSVAIVVGAPRTLDQSRKETGGVFLCPWRAEGGQCSSLPFDLNDEIRKIDSQTFQTFKARQGLGASVVSWNDNIVACAPWQHWNALHKNEETEKTPVGGCFVAQLRNGGRAEYSPCRDNTMSGIYVASRFNNDKRYCEVGFSSAVTEAGELVLGAPGGYFFVGLLVRAPIADIISSYHPSTLLWNVGTQSATFDSGNPEYFDGYRGYSVAVGEFDGDLSTTEYVFGAPTWSWTLGAVEILDSYYQTLQRLHGEQMASYFGHSVAVTDVNGDGRHDLLVGAPLYMESRADRNLAEVGRVYLFLQPRGPYVLGAPSLLLTGTQLYGRFGSAITPLGDLNRDGYNDIAVAAPYGGSSGRGQVLVFLGQSEGLSSRPSQVLDSPFPTGSGFGFSLRGATDIDDNGYPDLLVGAYGANKVAVYRALPVVMTTVQLLVQDSLNPAVKKCVLPQTKTPVSCFNIQMCVGATGYNIPQKLFLNAELQLDRQKPRQGRRVLLLSSQQAGTTLHLDLGGRHSPICHTTTAFLRDEADFRDKLSPIVLSLNVSLQPEKDGIAPALVLHGDTHVQEQTRIILDCGEDDLCVPQLQLTANVRGSPLLIGADNVLELQMDAANEGEGAYEAELVVHLPPGAHYMRALSNMEGFERLVCNQKKENETKVVLCELGNPMKRNAQIGITMLVGVENLEEAGEHVSFQLQIRSKNSQNPHSETVLLDVPVRAEAHVELRGNSFPASLVVVAEEGNRQNSSNSQGPKVEHTYELHNKGPGTVSGLRLYLCLPGQSQPSDLLYILDIQPQGGLQCSSQPSLNPLKLDWGLPTPSPSPQAHHKRERRQVFLPEQKQPSRLQDPVLVSCDSAPSTVVHCELQEMARGQRVMVTVRAFLWLPSLHQVSRGPWTSLCCSPTLGSMSLPSPTPCLPSACLVGKFRWRRSCFGSWRKETFPCGGCWWVCLVACCCSHSWCWPCGRLASSRGIGRP, from the exons ATGGTCAGAGCTTTGTGTCCATTTcatgccctctggcttctggagTGGGTGCAGCTACTCTTGGGACCTGGCGCTGCCCCTCCAACCTCAGCCTTGAACCTGGACCCAGTGCAGCTCACCTTCTACACGGGCCCCAATGGCAGTCATTTTGGGTTTTCACTGGACTTCTACAAGGACAGCCATGGGAG CGTGGCCATCGTGGTGGGCGCCCCGCGGACCCTAGATCAAAGCCGGAAGGAGACGGGCGGCGTGTTCCTGTGCccctggagggcagagggaggccaGTGCTCCTCTTTGCCCTTCGATCTCA ATGATGAGATACGAAAGATAGACTCCCAAACTTTCCAAACCTTCAAGGCCCGGCAAGGCCTAGGGGCGTCGGTCGTCAGCTGGAACGACAACATTGTG GCCTGCGCCCCCTGGCAGCATTGGAACGCCCTACATAAGAACGAGGAGACTGAGAAGACACCCGTAGGTGGCTGCTTCGTGGCTCAACTCCGGAACGGCGGCCGCGCGGAGTACTCGCCCTGCCGGGACAACACCATGAGCGGGATTTATGTGGCAAGTCGCTTCA ACAACGACAAGCGCTACTGTGAAGTGGGCTTCAGCTCCGCGGTCACTGAG GCTGGAGAGCTGGTGCTTGGGGCCCCTGGCGGCTATTTTTTCGTAG GTCTCCTGGTGCGGGCGCCAATTGCGGATATCATCTCGAGTTACCACCCGAGCACCCTCTTGTGGAACGTGGGCACCCAGAGTGCCACCTTCGACTCCGGCAACCCAGAGTACTTCGACGGCTACCGGG GGTACTCAGTGGCCGTGGGCGAGTTTGACGGGGATCTCAGCACTACAG AGTATGTGTTCGGTGCCCCTACCTGGAGCTGGACCCTGGGAGCG GTGGAAATTTTGGACTCCTACTACCAGACGCTGCAACGGCTGCatggagagcag ATGGCTTCGTATTTCGGGCACTCGGTGGCAGTCACTGACGTCAACGGGGACGG GAGGCACGACCTGCTGGTGGGGGCGCCACTGTACATGGAGAGCCGCGCGGACCGCAATCTGGCCGAGGTGGGGCGCGTGTATCTGTTCCTGCAGCCTCGAGGTCCCTATGTGCTGGGCGCTCCCAGCCTCCTGCTGACTGGCACTCAGCTCTACGGGCGATTCGGCTCAGCCATTACGCCTCTGGGCGACCTCAACCGGGATGGCTACAACG ACATTGCAGTGGCCGCTCCATATGGGGGTTCCAGCGGTCGGGGCCAGGTGCTGGTGTTCCTGGGTCAGAGTGAGGGGCTTAGCTCACGCCCCTCCCAGGTCCTGGACAGCCCCTTCCCCACAGGCTCTGGCTTCGGCTTCTCCCTGCGAGGTGCCACAGACATCGATGACAATGGATACCCAG ACCTACTGGTGGGAGCTTATGGGGCCAACAAGGTGGCTGTGTACAG AGCCCTGCCCGTGGTGATGACCACTGTCCAGCTGCTGGTGCAAGATTCTCTGAATCCTGCTGTGAAGAAATGTGTTCTGCCCCAGACGAAGACACCAGTGAGCTG CTTTAATATCCAGATGTGTGTGGGAGCCACTGGGTACAACATTCCTCAGAAGCTGT TCTTGAATGCCGAGCTGCAGCTGGACCGGCAGAAACCCCGCCAGGGCCGGCGAGTGCTACTGCTGAGCTCTCAACAGGCAGGCACCACCCTGCACCTGGATCTGGGTGGGAGGCACAGCCCCATCTGCCACACCACCACTGCTTTCCTCCGA GATGAGGCTGACTTCCGGGACAAGCTGAGCCCCATAGTGCTCAGCCTCAATGTGTCCCTGCAGCCCGAGAAGGATGGAATAGCCCCTGCTCTTGTGCTACATGGAGATACCCACGTCCAGGagcag ACCCGAATCATCCTGGACTGTGGGGAAGATGACCTGTGTGTGCCCCAGCTCCAGCTCACTGCCAACGT GAGAGGTTCTCCACTCCTAATTGGAGCTGATAATGTGCTGGAGCTGCAAATGGACGCAGCCAATGAGGGTGAGGGGGCCTATGAGGCTGAGCTGGTTGTACACCTGCCCCCAGGTGCTCACTACATGCGGGCCCTCAGCAACATGGAG GGTTTTGAGAGGCTTGTCTGTAaccagaagaaagagaatgagacCAAGGTAGTGCTGTGTGAGCTGGGCAACCCCATGAAGAGGAATGCCCAG ATAGGAATCACAATGTTGGTGGGTGTGGAGAAcctggaggaggctggggagcaTGTGTCCTTCCAGCTGCAGATCAGGAG CAAGAACAGCCAGAATCCTCACAGTGAGACTGTGCTTTTGGATGTGCCAGTCCGGGCAGAGGCCCATGTGGAGTTGCgagg GAACTCCTTTCCAGCCTCCCTGGTAGTGGTGGCAGAAGAAGGCAACAGACAGAATAGCTCCAACAGCCAGGGCCCCAAAGTGGAGCACACCTATGAG CTCCACAACAAAGGCCCTGGTACTGTAAGTGGCCTCCGCCTCTACCTCTGCCTCCCTGGCCAGTCCCAGCCCTCTGACCTGCTCTACATCCTGGACATACAGCCCCAGGGGGGACTTCAGTGCTCCTCACAGCCCTCTCTCAACCCACTGAAG CTGGACTGGGgtctgcccacccccagcccttccccccaGGCCCATCACAAGCGGGAGCGCAGACAGGTGTTCCTGCCAGAGCAGAAACAACCCTCGAGGCTTCAGGATCCAGTTCTTGTG AGCTGCGACTCGGCGCCCAGTACTGTGGTGCACTGTGAGCTGCAGGAGATGGCACGCGGGCAGCGGGTCATGGTCACCGTGAGAGCCTTCCTGTGGCTGCCCAGCCTTCACCAG GTATCCAGAGGCCCCTGGACCAGTTTGTGCTGCAGTCCCACGCTTGGTTCAATGTCTCTTCCCTCCCCTACGCCGTGCCTGCCCTCCGCCTGCCTAGTGGGGAAGTTCAG GTGGAGACGCAGCTGTTTCGGGTCTTGGAGGAAAGAGA